A stretch of Lysinibacillus agricola DNA encodes these proteins:
- the nspC gene encoding carboxynorspermidine decarboxylase, whose product MKPIDFSKVPSPSYVVDERLLTKNLELLKSIQDRTGCRILLALKGFSMHSTFPLVGEYLAGITSSSLFEARLGYEKMGKEVHVYAPAYVEHEMDELLDYVDHIVFNSFNQWAQYKDKVKSAGKTIECGIRINPEYSEIETALYDPCYTNSRLGTTLANFDKSQLEGIDGLHFHAMCEQNSDTLERIIQVVEEKFGDVLHQMKWLNFGGGHHITREDYDVEKLVNIINYIQDKYNLLVYLEPGEAVALNTGYLVATVLDVQKNDMDLAILDTSATCHMPDVLEMPYRPMIIGSGQPNELAYTYRLGGLTCLAGDVIGDYSFEQPLKPGDRLVFTDMAHYSMVKNHMFNGVNLPSIVSYNDEEGIKVIREFKFEDYSGRLS is encoded by the coding sequence ATGAAACCAATTGATTTCTCAAAAGTTCCATCCCCTTCTTACGTAGTGGATGAACGATTATTAACAAAAAATCTAGAACTTTTAAAATCGATTCAAGATCGTACTGGCTGCCGTATTTTATTAGCCTTAAAAGGATTTTCAATGCATTCAACATTCCCATTAGTGGGTGAATATTTGGCAGGGATTACGTCAAGCTCATTATTCGAAGCTCGACTGGGCTATGAAAAAATGGGCAAAGAAGTTCATGTCTATGCACCAGCTTACGTGGAGCACGAAATGGACGAGCTTCTTGACTATGTTGATCACATCGTGTTTAATTCATTTAACCAATGGGCTCAATATAAGGACAAAGTAAAATCTGCTGGTAAAACAATTGAATGTGGTATTCGTATCAATCCTGAGTACTCTGAAATTGAAACAGCGCTTTACGATCCTTGCTACACAAATTCTCGTCTTGGTACAACATTAGCCAACTTCGACAAGTCACAGCTTGAAGGTATTGATGGCTTACACTTCCACGCAATGTGTGAGCAAAACTCAGATACGTTAGAGCGTATTATACAAGTTGTCGAAGAAAAATTTGGTGATGTCTTACACCAAATGAAATGGTTAAACTTTGGCGGTGGTCACCATATTACTCGTGAGGATTATGATGTAGAAAAACTTGTGAATATCATTAATTATATTCAAGACAAGTATAATCTTCTCGTATATTTAGAGCCAGGAGAAGCTGTTGCCCTCAATACAGGTTATTTAGTTGCAACTGTTCTTGATGTACAAAAAAACGATATGGACTTAGCAATTTTAGATACATCGGCAACATGTCATATGCCAGACGTTCTAGAAATGCCATACCGCCCAATGATTATCGGTTCAGGTCAACCAAATGAGCTAGCATACACATATCGTCTAGGCGGGCTTACATGTCTTGCTGGTGATGTAATTGGTGATTATTCATTTGAACAACCTTTAAAACCAGGCGACCGTCTTGTATTTACAGATATGGCGCATTATTCAATGGTGAAAAACCATATGTTTAATGGTGTAAATCTTCCATCAATCGTTTCTTATAACGATGAAGAAGGCATTAAAGTCATTCGTGAATTTAAATTTGAAGACTATAGCGGTCGACTTTCATAA
- a CDS encoding DUF6366 family protein, producing the protein MDSKEKETPEEKRERLRQSELKNNPTGSLNDGVNRGVGGNLTGMSWKEIVVLVLVLFIGYIVYKLFF; encoded by the coding sequence ATGGATTCAAAGGAAAAGGAAACACCAGAAGAAAAAAGAGAACGTTTAAGACAAAGTGAATTAAAAAATAATCCTACTGGTTCTCTAAACGATGGAGTAAATAGAGGAGTTGGTGGAAATTTAACTGGTATGAGTTGGAAAGAGATAGTGGTATTAGTTTTAGTATTATTTATAGGATATATTGTATACAAATTGTTTTTTTAG
- a CDS encoding M20/M25/M40 family metallo-hydrolase, which yields MTSRLVEEFFELVQIDSETKHEQVIAPILIDKLTALGFTVEQDDAHTRNGHGAGNILATLKGSLDIEPIYFTSHMDTVVPGKGIKPSLREDGYIVSDGTTILGADDKAGLAALFEMAKRLKEQNIEHGDIEFIITAGEESGLVGAKELDPSKIKAKYGFAVDSDGKVGGIVTAAPFQAKIFTKIIGKTAHAGVAPEKGVSAITVASKCIAQMKLGRLDEETTANIGRFEGGQATNIVCDEVTILAEARSIDKAKLDAQTKHMQETFEQVAASLGAKAEVEVKLMYPGFRVTESDKVVQVAMAAVHNIDRTPKLGISGGGSDANVIAGFGIPTVNLSVGYEDIHTTNEKIPVEELEKLADLLVEIVKESAKK from the coding sequence ATGACAAGTCGTTTAGTAGAAGAGTTTTTTGAGCTCGTACAAATCGATTCAGAAACAAAACATGAACAAGTGATTGCGCCGATTTTAATCGACAAATTAACAGCGCTTGGTTTTACAGTAGAACAAGATGATGCACATACTCGTAACGGGCATGGAGCAGGGAATATACTTGCTACGTTAAAAGGTTCGTTAGATATCGAACCGATTTATTTTACTTCTCATATGGATACAGTTGTCCCAGGTAAAGGTATTAAACCGTCTCTTCGTGAAGATGGCTATATCGTTTCAGATGGTACAACAATTTTAGGTGCCGATGATAAAGCTGGTCTTGCCGCATTATTTGAAATGGCTAAACGCTTAAAAGAGCAAAATATTGAACATGGAGATATTGAATTTATTATTACAGCTGGTGAAGAAAGTGGACTCGTTGGAGCGAAAGAGTTAGATCCATCTAAAATTAAAGCAAAATATGGCTTTGCAGTGGACAGTGACGGTAAAGTAGGAGGAATTGTAACTGCAGCGCCTTTCCAAGCAAAAATTTTCACTAAAATAATTGGGAAAACAGCGCACGCTGGTGTTGCTCCAGAAAAAGGAGTGTCAGCGATTACGGTTGCTTCCAAATGTATTGCACAAATGAAACTTGGTCGATTAGATGAAGAAACAACAGCAAATATCGGTCGCTTTGAGGGTGGTCAGGCAACAAATATTGTCTGTGATGAAGTAACGATTCTTGCAGAAGCTCGTTCAATCGACAAAGCGAAGCTAGATGCACAAACTAAGCATATGCAGGAGACGTTTGAGCAAGTTGCAGCTTCACTAGGAGCAAAGGCTGAAGTTGAAGTAAAGCTAATGTATCCTGGATTCCGTGTAACAGAATCAGATAAAGTTGTTCAAGTGGCAATGGCGGCTGTGCACAACATCGATCGTACACCAAAGCTAGGAATTTCAGGTGGAGGTTCCGATGCTAATGTTATTGCAGGCTTTGGCATCCCTACAGTAAATCTTTCTGTTGGGTATGAAGATATTCATACAACAAATGAAAAGATCCCAGTAGAAGAATTAGAAAAATTAGCAGATTTACTTGTCGAAATCGTCAAAGAGTCTGCGAAAAAATAA
- a CDS encoding YheC/YheD family protein, with protein MKNGLGKWEQFLLLNQNPLTTNFIPKSTLYSLENLIDILNRYEYVYVKHDSTGQGRAIYKVYKRKDGHYCFNGFNIQGEEINKCVAAIEDFHQVLHPYEKHDRLSGIYIIQEGVKSLTPDGDSISIRVHVQNLKGKWIIGGIYGRIATEDHGIVNSNRGSQAISIDELLSGYLMMDNTKKDQTIDSLKKYSILASEVIASHFPCREYGIDFGINLKGKPLLFEVNTTPSIRSFAKVDRAIWKNIVEIRKMQNEG; from the coding sequence TTGAAAAACGGACTTGGAAAATGGGAACAATTCTTACTTTTAAATCAAAATCCTTTAACAACTAACTTCATTCCAAAATCAACACTTTACAGTCTAGAAAACCTAATCGATATATTAAATAGATATGAGTATGTTTATGTGAAACATGATAGCACTGGACAAGGAAGAGCAATTTATAAAGTCTACAAAAGAAAAGATGGACACTATTGTTTTAACGGATTTAACATACAAGGTGAAGAAATAAATAAGTGTGTGGCGGCAATTGAGGATTTCCATCAAGTTCTACATCCATATGAGAAACACGATAGATTAAGCGGAATTTATATTATACAGGAGGGGGTCAAAAGTCTAACTCCTGATGGGGATTCAATATCCATTCGTGTTCATGTTCAAAATCTAAAGGGAAAATGGATAATTGGTGGAATTTACGGAAGGATTGCAACTGAGGATCATGGGATTGTCAATTCAAATCGGGGTTCTCAAGCAATATCGATTGATGAATTATTATCAGGTTATTTGATGATGGATAATACAAAGAAAGATCAAACAATAGATTCTCTAAAAAAATATTCGATTTTAGCATCTGAAGTAATAGCGTCCCACTTTCCTTGTAGAGAATATGGCATTGATTTTGGAATAAATCTTAAAGGAAAACCTCTATTATTTGAAGTAAATACAACGCCAAGCATACGTAGTTTTGCCAAAGTTGATAGGGCAATCTGGAAGAACATTGTTGAGATTAGGAAAATGCAAAATGAAGGCTAA
- a CDS encoding saccharopine dehydrogenase family protein codes for MGKALIIGAGGVASVVVHKCVQNSDVFEEICIASRTVSKCDALKEKLDGGKTKIHTAQVDADKTEEVIELIKAFGPEVVINVALPYQDLTIMDACLATGVHYVDTANYEPPETAKFEYKWQWAYKEKFEKAGLTALLGSGFDPGVTGVFTAHAQKHEFDEIHYIDIVDANAGDHGYHFATNFNPEINIREITANGRYWKEGEWVETAPLEKKEVYNLPEIGPKDIYLLYHEELESLAKNIKGLKQIRFWMTFSEKYLTHLKVLENVGMTSIEPIEFEGQMVQPIHFLKAVLPDPASLGPRTKGKTNIGCIIRGLKDGKEKTYYVYNVCDHEECYNEVGSQAISYTTGVPAMIGAMLVMNGQWRKPGVWNVEDFNPDPFMDALNKWGLPWQESHNPELLDLDLDAKELSR; via the coding sequence TTGGGTAAAGCATTGATTATAGGAGCTGGCGGAGTAGCCAGTGTTGTGGTACACAAGTGTGTTCAAAATTCGGACGTATTTGAGGAGATTTGTATCGCAAGTAGAACTGTTTCAAAATGTGACGCTCTAAAAGAAAAACTAGATGGCGGAAAAACAAAGATTCATACCGCACAGGTAGACGCAGACAAGACGGAAGAGGTTATTGAGCTTATTAAAGCCTTCGGACCAGAAGTTGTTATTAATGTAGCACTACCTTATCAAGACTTAACGATTATGGATGCTTGCTTAGCGACAGGTGTGCACTATGTGGATACTGCAAACTACGAGCCACCTGAAACGGCAAAATTTGAATATAAATGGCAATGGGCTTATAAAGAGAAGTTCGAAAAAGCTGGCTTAACTGCTTTACTTGGTAGCGGTTTTGACCCAGGTGTAACGGGCGTTTTCACAGCTCATGCACAAAAACATGAATTTGATGAAATCCACTACATTGATATCGTGGATGCAAATGCTGGTGATCACGGTTACCATTTCGCAACAAACTTCAACCCAGAAATCAACATTCGTGAAATTACTGCGAATGGTCGTTACTGGAAAGAAGGCGAGTGGGTCGAAACTGCACCACTTGAGAAAAAAGAGGTTTATAACTTACCAGAAATCGGACCAAAAGATATTTACCTTTTATACCATGAAGAACTAGAATCACTTGCTAAAAACATTAAAGGCTTAAAGCAAATTCGTTTCTGGATGACATTCTCAGAAAAATACTTAACACATTTAAAAGTATTAGAGAATGTTGGAATGACTTCTATCGAGCCTATCGAATTTGAAGGGCAAATGGTTCAACCAATTCACTTCCTGAAAGCTGTACTTCCTGATCCAGCATCACTTGGACCACGTACAAAAGGAAAAACTAATATCGGTTGTATCATCCGCGGTCTAAAAGATGGCAAGGAAAAAACTTATTATGTGTACAACGTATGTGACCACGAGGAATGCTATAACGAGGTTGGTTCACAGGCGATTTCTTACACAACTGGTGTACCAGCAATGATTGGTGCTATGCTTGTGATGAACGGTCAATGGCGTAAACCAGGTGTTTGGAACGTAGAAGATTTCAATCCAGATCCATTCATGGATGCACTAAATAAATGGGGTCTACCATGGCAAGAAAGCCATAATCCAGAATTACTTGACCTTGATTTAGATGCAAAGGAATTAAGCCGATGA
- a CDS encoding chemotaxis protein CheW, which yields MESIKAVVFACGTEEYAVPVEQAISIEKLEQVTPIPHLPNYLLGFTRIRGELVPVLDFERILYNRSSNAATARIIVLNTDVVNYGLLVTEAREILDFDESVLKQMGLVNYSKTRYFTAVANLENRMITYVDPKILVNSLEGIREIINYLHKMLENEKENVEA from the coding sequence ATGGAAAGTATAAAAGCAGTAGTTTTTGCTTGTGGTACAGAGGAATATGCAGTGCCTGTGGAACAAGCGATTTCGATTGAAAAGTTAGAGCAAGTAACACCGATTCCTCATTTGCCTAATTATCTTCTAGGCTTCACAAGAATTCGTGGCGAGCTTGTCCCTGTGCTTGATTTTGAGCGTATTCTTTATAATCGTTCTTCTAATGCTGCAACAGCACGAATTATAGTGTTGAACACGGATGTTGTGAATTACGGATTACTTGTAACAGAAGCTCGTGAAATTCTTGATTTTGATGAGTCAGTATTAAAGCAGATGGGACTTGTCAATTATTCAAAAACGCGCTACTTTACAGCTGTTGCTAATCTTGAAAATCGCATGATCACATACGTAGACCCGAAAATACTTGTGAATTCATTAGAAGGTATACGTGAAATTATAAATTATTTGCACAAAATGCTTGAAAATGAAAAAGAAAACGTAGAGGCTTGA